The following nucleotide sequence is from Streptomyces leeuwenhoekii.
CCGGTGCCGGGGGCCGCGGGACACGACCGGCCCGGGCGGCAGGCCGGTGGGGGAGAGGAGGTGTCAGACGCCCAGCCGGGACCGGATGCCGCCCGTGGCCGCGCCCGGCCGGCGCGCCGTCCGCATGGAACGGCCGACCAGACGTGCGTCCCGCCGCACGTCCTTGGCGGCGTGACGGCCGCGCCACAGCAGGGACGGGGCGCTGCCCGTGTCGTCCGCCGCGATCAGCAGACCCCCGAGCATGGACAGGTTCTTGAGGAAGTGGATCTGCTGCTGGGCGCGTTCGCCCTCGTCCTCGGCCTCCCAGAAGCGGTGCGCGGCCAGCGTGGTGGGCACCAGCGTCGCCGCGAGGGCCAGCGCGGACAGCCGGGGGAAGCGGCCGATCCCCAGCAGGACACCGCCCGCCACCTGGACGGCGCCGCTCAGCCGGACGAGCTGCTCGGTGCGGTCCGGCAGGAGGGCCACCCGTTCGGTCAGAGGACGGACCACGGACTCGGCCAACGGGGCCACCGCCTCGGGGTTGCGGACGGAGTGCAGGCCACCGGCGATGAACATCGACGCCAGCATCGGACGGCCGGCCACACGCAGAAGACTCATGGCGCTCTCCAGAGGTGTCGTGCCCTGGCGTCTCCCCGTCCGGATCGTGCCGGGCTCGCGGGGTCCGGCCTGATCGGGAGGGAAGGCGCCAGGTGCCGTGCTTCGGGGGGAACGAGGTGTCGTGCCTACAGCGATCATCGGGTGCCCCGCCCCACCGGTGCCATTCGGCGTCCGCCCACCGGCCGACGCGCGCCGGTCGGCACACCGTCCCGGGAACGCCGTCCGTACGGCATCCGGGTGAGGGGACGAGTCCGCGGCACGGCGCGGCGCCCCCGCCCCGGAGGGTCCGGTCGAGATCTTGAGGTACGTGCCGCCGACGGGCAGGATGGCGCGGTGACCTCGTCTCCCGCCGTACGCCCCTACCGCCCCGAGGACCTCCCGGCCCTCGAGGACATCTGCGTCCGCACCGCGCACAACGGCCAGGACGCCCGTCCCGTCTACGCCGACCCCAGCCTGCTGCCGGCGATCTTCGCCACCCCGTACGTCCATCTGGAGCCGGAGCTGGCCTTCGTCCTGGACGACGGCGCGGGCCGGGCCGTCGGCTACATCCTCGGCACCGCGGACACCGCGGGCTTCGTCGAGGCGTTCCGCGCCAAGTGGCTGCCGCTGGTCGCGGACCGCCACCCGGCGCCGGGCGCCCCGCCGCGCACCCCGGACGAGATGATGGCCGACCTGCTGCACCGCCCCGAGCGGATGGTCCTGCCGGAACTGGCCGGCTACCCGGCCCATCTGCACATCGACCTGCTGCCCGCGTGGCAGGGCCGGGGATGCGGCCGCGCCCTGATGCGCGCCTTCCTGCGCGCCCTGCGGGACCGGGGCGTGCCCGCCGTCCATCTCGGCATGGTGACCGCCAACACCGGGGCCCGGGCCTTCTACGACCGTCTCGGCTTCCACGAGATCGACGTGCCCGACCCCGGTCCGCTCGTCTATCTCGGACGCACCACGGACCAGCCCGACCGCCCTTGACG
It contains:
- a CDS encoding DoxX family protein, with product MSLLRVAGRPMLASMFIAGGLHSVRNPEAVAPLAESVVRPLTERVALLPDRTEQLVRLSGAVQVAGGVLLGIGRFPRLSALALAATLVPTTLAAHRFWEAEDEGERAQQQIHFLKNLSMLGGLLIAADDTGSAPSLLWRGRHAAKDVRRDARLVGRSMRTARRPGAATGGIRSRLGV
- a CDS encoding GNAT family N-acetyltransferase, producing the protein MTSSPAVRPYRPEDLPALEDICVRTAHNGQDARPVYADPSLLPAIFATPYVHLEPELAFVLDDGAGRAVGYILGTADTAGFVEAFRAKWLPLVADRHPAPGAPPRTPDEMMADLLHRPERMVLPELAGYPAHLHIDLLPAWQGRGCGRALMRAFLRALRDRGVPAVHLGMVTANTGARAFYDRLGFHEIDVPDPGPLVYLGRTTDQPDRP